In Natronomonas halophila, one DNA window encodes the following:
- a CDS encoding electron transfer flavoprotein subunit beta/FixA family protein has protein sequence MKILVTVKEVAEVEDEFEISGLDIADSSLEYDLNEWDDYAVEEAVQISEEHDDVEVVTVTIGPERAEETVRMALAKGADRAIRVWDDSIEDAQFLDVDTKAEIIAAVAEEEDPDFILSGVQAGDDANGATGVAVAERLDFEWGAVVNALDLDVDEGVASVHRELEGGVEELTDIEIPAVLTIQTGINEPRYASLRGIRQAQRKPLDVQTLDDVGLDASVVDSEIERTDMYEPESEGDATLWEGSAEDTANELADFLRDKGVVEG, from the coding sequence GAGGACGAGTTCGAAATCTCGGGTCTCGACATCGCCGACAGCTCCCTCGAATACGACCTCAACGAATGGGACGACTACGCCGTTGAGGAAGCCGTACAGATCAGCGAAGAACACGACGACGTGGAGGTCGTCACCGTCACCATCGGCCCCGAACGCGCCGAGGAGACGGTCCGCATGGCCCTCGCGAAAGGTGCCGACCGCGCCATCCGCGTATGGGACGACTCCATCGAGGACGCCCAGTTCCTCGACGTCGACACCAAAGCCGAAATCATCGCCGCCGTCGCCGAAGAAGAGGACCCCGACTTCATCCTCTCCGGCGTGCAGGCCGGCGACGACGCCAACGGTGCGACCGGCGTCGCCGTCGCCGAGCGTCTCGACTTCGAGTGGGGCGCCGTCGTCAACGCCCTCGACCTCGACGTCGACGAGGGCGTCGCCTCCGTCCACCGCGAACTGGAAGGCGGCGTCGAGGAACTCACCGACATCGAGATTCCCGCCGTCCTCACCATCCAGACCGGTATCAACGAGCCCCGGTATGCCAGCCTCCGTGGTATCCGGCAGGCCCAGCGCAAGCCGCTGGACGTCCAGACCCTCGACGACGTCGGTCTCGACGCCAGCGTCGTCGATTCGGAAATCGAGCGCACCGACATGTACGAACCCGAATCCGAAGGCGACGCCACCCTCTGGGAGGGCAGCGCCGAGGACACCGCCAACGAACTGGCTGACTTCCTCCGCGACAAAGGAGTGGTCGAAGGATGA
- a CDS encoding electron transfer flavoprotein subunit alpha/FixB family protein: MSVLAVTEHRRGELRDISFEIITAGRELADELGEDLNLVVIGGDVDGFAEDLNRDGVDTIYTVNEGEEFNHGIYKQAIEQLHAELDPTALLTPNSVNGLDYTPAVAESLDLPLVTDAVALEGGQPVEVTREQYGGKVETTYDVDADQYAISIRSAEWPTAEDAGDAAIESFEADIDHDAIGATVNGFEEVGGGDVDITEADVLVSIGRGIEEEENLPLVESLADTLGATLSSSRPIVDNGWLPKNRQVGQSGKVVEPDVYIAIGISGAVQHVAGMKGADTIIAINTDPNAPIYDIADYGIVDDLFDVVPQLIEEFGGEAPDV; encoded by the coding sequence ATGAGCGTCCTTGCAGTCACCGAACACCGCCGCGGCGAACTGCGTGACATCTCCTTCGAGATCATCACCGCCGGCCGCGAACTCGCCGACGAACTCGGCGAGGACCTGAACCTCGTCGTCATCGGCGGCGACGTCGACGGCTTCGCCGAGGACCTCAACCGCGACGGCGTCGACACCATCTACACCGTCAACGAGGGCGAGGAATTCAACCACGGCATCTACAAGCAGGCCATCGAGCAGCTCCACGCCGAACTGGACCCGACGGCCCTGCTGACGCCGAACTCGGTCAATGGCCTCGACTACACGCCCGCCGTCGCCGAGAGCCTCGACCTCCCGCTTGTGACCGACGCCGTCGCCCTCGAGGGCGGCCAGCCCGTCGAAGTCACCCGCGAGCAGTACGGTGGCAAGGTCGAGACGACCTACGACGTCGACGCCGACCAGTACGCCATCAGCATCCGTTCCGCTGAGTGGCCGACCGCCGAAGACGCCGGCGACGCCGCTATCGAGTCCTTCGAGGCCGACATCGACCACGACGCCATCGGCGCGACCGTCAACGGCTTCGAGGAAGTCGGCGGCGGCGACGTCGACATCACCGAAGCGGACGTCCTCGTCTCCATCGGCCGCGGTATCGAGGAAGAGGAGAACCTCCCGCTCGTCGAGTCCCTCGCTGACACCCTCGGCGCGACGCTGTCCTCCTCGCGTCCCATCGTCGACAACGGCTGGCTCCCGAAGAACCGGCAGGTCGGCCAGTCCGGCAAAGTCGTCGAACCCGACGTCTACATCGCCATCGGCATCTCCGGCGCCGTCCAGCACGTCGCCGGCATGAAGGGCGCCGACACGATTATCGCCATCAACACCGACCCCAACGCGCCCATCTACGACATCGCCGACTACGGTATCGTCGACGACCTCTTCGACGTCGTTCCGCAGCTCATCGAGGAGTTCGGCGGCGAAGCGCCTGACGTCTAG
- a CDS encoding polyprenyl synthetase family protein: MEYLERRRSLVDDRMEAVLDATEPETMTDRLEHVSLSGGKRVRPIVTLLTFEAAGGELAGEDGLGSEASRNAVDFAVGVELVHNASLVVDDIIDESELRRGVASAWSAFGHGAAIIASDGLLGEAFELFSADERAMQAVTESMVELGEGEATELVEQPSSESEYMELARRKTGALFRAAAELGAVAADADPHTVEAFGQYAERVGIAFQIRDDVLDATADPEELGKPTGQDAEMERPSLVQITRLTPEEANERAQDESDAALAALDATDSTDSEAVGYLEDLARFVVVRER, translated from the coding sequence ATGGAGTATCTGGAGCGCCGCCGGTCGTTGGTCGACGACCGGATGGAGGCGGTCCTCGACGCCACCGAACCCGAGACGATGACCGACCGATTGGAACACGTCTCGCTGTCGGGAGGCAAGCGCGTCCGACCGATCGTGACGCTGCTGACGTTCGAGGCCGCTGGTGGCGAGTTGGCGGGCGAGGACGGCCTCGGGTCGGAGGCGTCACGTAACGCGGTCGATTTCGCCGTCGGAGTGGAGTTGGTCCACAACGCCTCCCTGGTCGTCGACGACATCATCGACGAGTCGGAACTTCGACGCGGCGTCGCCAGCGCGTGGTCGGCGTTCGGCCACGGGGCGGCCATCATCGCCAGCGACGGCTTGCTCGGCGAGGCGTTCGAACTGTTTTCGGCCGACGAACGGGCGATGCAGGCGGTCACCGAGTCGATGGTCGAACTCGGCGAAGGGGAGGCGACCGAACTGGTCGAACAGCCCTCCAGCGAATCGGAGTACATGGAACTGGCCCGCCGAAAGACCGGCGCGCTGTTCCGGGCCGCGGCCGAACTCGGCGCGGTAGCCGCCGACGCCGACCCGCATACCGTCGAGGCGTTCGGGCAGTACGCCGAACGGGTCGGTATCGCCTTCCAGATTCGCGACGACGTCCTCGACGCGACGGCCGACCCCGAGGAACTCGGCAAGCCGACGGGGCAGGACGCCGAGATGGAACGGCCCTCGCTGGTCCAGATTACGCGCCTGACGCCCGAGGAGGCAAACGAGCGCGCACAGGACGAATCCGACGCCGCGCTGGCGGCGCTGGATGCGACCGATTCGACCGATTCCGAGGCCGTCGGCTATCTCGAGGACCTCGCGAGGTTCGTGGTCGTCCGCGAACGGTAG
- a CDS encoding sodium:solute symporter family transporter, with protein MVSTTVALGATVAAVLAFSAVGLLAARGRVRSVEDFISARDSANRGTLTATLVASSMGVWILFSPAEAGAAFGGLPAILGYAIGSAIPFLLFIPVGLRIRKLLPAGHSLTEYAYARFGPVMYVFVLAVSVFYMFVFLAAEMTGIASALSLVAGVPLWVTSLLIGGFVLVYTVYGGLVASIVTDTVQTLVVLPLLAVGFGGALLALGGPGEIHASATAADAALLDPGFRPGLAFGAYVVFAVIGANMLNQGVWQRVYAADSEATLRSGFGAAAALVVPMVLLAGLFGVAAAALGLTQSDTASIAFFLVLQEAFPPWVILAVVVLAVLLVMSSADTMVNAIASVVTADLARLLDNPDQRTLWLGGRGLTVAVALGAIAIGSRGYSVLELFLTADLLAAAVFVPFIAGLYTRDLSGVGAVAASVAGVAVGVAFFPLLRGPLAFVPGLTESLPAPSFLVAFVGATGVAAVGTVLGTLAGSAGVDLDALDRRIRTLDEPVADGGVELADGETEATDR; from the coding sequence ATGGTCTCGACGACCGTCGCCCTCGGCGCGACCGTCGCCGCCGTCCTCGCGTTCAGCGCTGTCGGCCTGCTCGCGGCACGGGGCCGGGTTCGCTCGGTCGAGGACTTCATCTCGGCCCGGGACTCGGCGAACCGCGGCACCCTCACCGCGACGCTGGTCGCCTCGTCGATGGGCGTCTGGATACTCTTCAGTCCCGCCGAGGCGGGGGCGGCCTTCGGCGGCCTGCCCGCTATCCTCGGCTACGCCATCGGGAGCGCGATTCCGTTCCTGCTTTTCATCCCGGTCGGTCTTCGTATCCGGAAACTCCTCCCGGCGGGCCACTCGCTGACCGAGTACGCCTACGCCCGGTTCGGGCCGGTGATGTACGTCTTCGTCCTCGCCGTCTCCGTCTTCTACATGTTCGTCTTCCTCGCCGCCGAGATGACGGGCATCGCGAGCGCGCTGTCGCTCGTCGCGGGCGTCCCGCTGTGGGTCACCTCCCTGCTCATCGGCGGGTTCGTCCTCGTCTATACAGTCTACGGCGGCCTCGTCGCCAGCATCGTCACCGACACCGTCCAGACGCTCGTCGTCCTGCCGCTGTTGGCGGTCGGCTTCGGCGGCGCCCTGCTCGCGCTTGGCGGTCCCGGCGAAATCCATGCCTCGGCGACCGCGGCCGACGCTGCCCTGCTGGACCCCGGCTTTCGGCCGGGGCTGGCGTTCGGCGCCTACGTCGTCTTCGCCGTCATCGGCGCCAATATGCTGAACCAGGGCGTCTGGCAGCGCGTCTACGCCGCCGACAGCGAGGCGACGCTCCGGTCGGGTTTCGGCGCCGCGGCGGCGCTCGTCGTCCCGATGGTCCTGCTTGCGGGGCTTTTCGGCGTCGCCGCGGCCGCGCTCGGCCTCACCCAATCCGACACCGCGAGCATCGCCTTCTTCCTCGTGTTGCAGGAGGCGTTCCCGCCGTGGGTCATCCTCGCTGTCGTCGTCCTCGCCGTTCTGCTCGTGATGAGTTCCGCCGATACGATGGTCAACGCCATCGCCAGCGTCGTGACCGCGGACCTCGCACGCCTGCTCGATAACCCGGACCAGCGGACGCTCTGGCTCGGTGGCCGTGGCCTGACCGTTGCCGTCGCGTTGGGTGCCATCGCCATCGGCTCGCGGGGCTACAGCGTCCTCGAACTCTTCCTGACGGCGGACCTGCTGGCGGCGGCCGTCTTCGTTCCCTTCATCGCCGGCCTCTACACTCGTGACCTCTCGGGGGTGGGTGCCGTCGCCGCCAGCGTCGCGGGGGTAGCCGTCGGCGTCGCCTTCTTCCCGCTGTTGCGCGGCCCGCTGGCGTTCGTGCCCGGCCTCACCGAGAGCCTTCCAGCACCCTCGTTTCTGGTTGCCTTCGTCGGCGCGACAGGGGTCGCCGCGGTCGGTACCGTCCTCGGTACGCTCGCCGGAAGCGCCGGGGTCGACCTCGATGCGCTGGATCGGCGGATACGGACGCTCGACGAGCCGGTCGCCGACGGCGGCGTCGAACTTGCCGACGGAGAAACGGAGGCGACCGACCGATGA
- the citZ gene encoding citrate synthase, whose translation MSEELKKGLEGVLVAESSLSYIDGDEGKLVYRGYTIDDLARNASFEEVLYLLWHGELPAADELESFKASMAKERHITDEVHDLVADLAEADEEPMAALRTMVSNLSAYDPDTDADPTDEEANLRKGRRITAKIPTALAAFARQRNGNDPVQPREDLDHAANFLYMLNDEEPDDVLADTFDMALVLHADHGLNASTFSAMVTSSTLADMHASVTSAVGALSGSLHGGANQDVMEMLKEVDESGKDPHQWVKDALDNGRRVPGFGHRVYNVKDPRARILSEKSKALGEAGDMKWYEYSTTIEDYLVEQKGLAPNVDFYSASTYYQMGIPVDIYTPIFAMSRVGGWIAHVLEQYEDNRLIRPRARYVGPKDKTVTPIDER comes from the coding sequence ATGTCCGAGGAGCTCAAGAAAGGGCTAGAGGGTGTCCTGGTCGCCGAGTCGTCGTTGAGTTACATCGACGGCGACGAGGGGAAACTGGTCTATCGTGGGTATACCATCGATGACCTCGCGCGGAACGCGAGTTTCGAGGAGGTCCTCTACCTGCTGTGGCACGGCGAACTGCCGGCCGCCGACGAACTCGAGTCGTTCAAGGCGTCGATGGCCAAGGAACGCCACATCACCGACGAGGTCCACGACCTCGTGGCCGACCTCGCTGAAGCCGACGAGGAGCCGATGGCTGCGCTGCGTACCATGGTCTCGAACCTCTCGGCGTACGACCCCGACACCGACGCCGACCCGACCGACGAGGAAGCCAATCTCCGGAAGGGCCGCCGTATCACGGCGAAGATTCCGACCGCGCTCGCGGCCTTCGCACGCCAGCGCAACGGCAACGACCCCGTCCAACCCCGCGAGGACCTTGACCACGCCGCGAACTTCCTCTACATGCTCAACGACGAGGAACCGGACGACGTGCTCGCCGATACCTTCGACATGGCGCTCGTCCTCCACGCCGACCACGGTCTGAACGCCTCGACGTTCTCCGCGATGGTCACGTCCTCGACGCTGGCCGACATGCACGCCTCCGTCACCTCCGCGGTCGGCGCGCTCTCGGGGAGCCTCCACGGCGGCGCCAATCAGGACGTCATGGAGATGCTCAAGGAAGTCGACGAATCCGGTAAGGACCCCCACCAGTGGGTCAAAGACGCCCTCGACAACGGGCGCCGCGTCCCTGGGTTCGGCCACCGCGTCTACAACGTCAAGGACCCCCGCGCTCGCATCCTCAGCGAGAAGTCGAAGGCCCTCGGCGAGGCCGGCGACATGAAGTGGTACGAATACTCGACGACAATCGAGGACTACCTCGTCGAACAGAAGGGGTTGGCCCCGAACGTCGACTTCTACTCGGCGTCGACGTACTACCAGATGGGTATCCCGGTCGACATCTACACGCCCATCTTCGCGATGAGCCGCGTCGGCGGCTGGATCGCCCACGTCCTTGAACAGTACGAGGACAACCGCCTCATCCGGCCGCGCGCCCGCTACGTTGGCCCGAAGGACAAGACGGTCACGCCCATCGACGAGCGGTAA
- a CDS encoding ammonium transporter, giving the protein MLDLALQVDAAGVAGALNYTWILVVSFLIFFMHAGFAMLEAGQVRSKNVANQLTKNMLTWSVGVVVFFLVGAGVSSLVGGSGFNWVAGNDPASWASGWLYGAVFAMTAATIVSGAVAGRAKLRAYVGYTILLAAIIYPVVTGITWSGAYVSQYLGTGFQDFAGGMIVHGMGGIAGLTAAWVLGPRMDRYNEDGSVNVIPGHSMTFAVLGTLLLCFGWYGFNVGTASIFVENAAGEMVFNGAALGRVALTTTLAMAMGAVGSGAVSVLKTGKVDTLYVANGLLAGLVGITAIPNVAAWWGALVVGLLAGAQLPIVFEFVERTLKIDDVCAVFPVHGSAGVLGTLLFPFVAAPGVVDSVAQAFLAQLAGVVAITVWTVAATALVFGVFKALGQARVTPEHEQEGLDIAEHGVDTYPEFGGRDTVATDGGFSEDNGIVRPDGGVANDGQIKMVTAFIRPDKLSDVKQGLAEVGAPSLSVTNVSGRGSQPAKKGQWRGEEFTVDLHQKVKVECVVADIPAEDVAEAIRDSASTGEPGDGKVFILPVENAYQIRTGEVGPNAV; this is encoded by the coding sequence ATGCTAGATCTCGCGCTACAGGTCGACGCCGCAGGCGTCGCCGGGGCGCTCAACTACACATGGATACTGGTGGTGTCGTTCCTCATCTTCTTCATGCACGCGGGCTTCGCGATGCTGGAGGCCGGGCAGGTACGCTCGAAGAACGTCGCCAACCAGCTGACGAAGAACATGCTCACCTGGAGTGTGGGTGTCGTCGTGTTCTTCCTCGTCGGGGCAGGCGTGAGTAGTCTCGTCGGGGGCAGCGGCTTCAACTGGGTCGCCGGCAACGACCCCGCCTCGTGGGCCAGCGGATGGCTCTACGGCGCGGTGTTCGCGATGACCGCGGCGACCATCGTCTCCGGGGCCGTCGCCGGCCGCGCGAAACTCCGTGCGTACGTCGGCTACACGATCCTGCTGGCAGCGATCATCTACCCCGTCGTCACGGGCATCACCTGGAGCGGTGCCTACGTCAGCCAGTACCTCGGTACCGGCTTTCAGGACTTCGCCGGCGGGATGATCGTCCACGGCATGGGCGGCATCGCCGGCCTCACCGCCGCCTGGGTGCTCGGTCCGCGCATGGACCGCTACAACGAGGACGGCAGCGTCAACGTCATTCCCGGTCACTCGATGACGTTCGCGGTACTCGGAACGCTGCTCCTCTGTTTCGGCTGGTACGGGTTCAACGTCGGCACGGCGTCCATCTTCGTCGAGAACGCCGCCGGTGAGATGGTGTTCAACGGCGCCGCGCTCGGTCGCGTCGCGCTGACAACCACCCTCGCGATGGCGATGGGTGCGGTCGGTTCGGGAGCGGTCTCGGTGCTGAAGACCGGAAAAGTCGATACGCTATACGTCGCGAACGGTCTGCTGGCCGGCCTCGTCGGCATCACCGCGATTCCGAACGTCGCGGCGTGGTGGGGCGCGCTGGTCGTCGGCCTGCTGGCCGGGGCACAGCTCCCCATCGTCTTCGAGTTCGTCGAACGGACGCTGAAAATCGACGACGTGTGTGCGGTCTTCCCCGTCCACGGCTCGGCCGGGGTCCTCGGAACGCTGCTGTTCCCGTTCGTCGCCGCACCGGGCGTCGTCGACAGTGTCGCACAGGCGTTCCTCGCACAGCTCGCCGGCGTCGTCGCCATCACGGTCTGGACGGTCGCCGCGACCGCCCTCGTCTTCGGCGTCTTCAAGGCGCTCGGCCAGGCTCGCGTCACCCCCGAACACGAACAGGAAGGTCTCGACATCGCCGAGCACGGCGTCGACACCTACCCCGAGTTCGGTGGCCGCGATACGGTCGCTACGGACGGCGGCTTCAGCGAGGACAACGGCATTGTCCGCCCCGACGGCGGCGTTGCCAACGACGGCCAGATCAAGATGGTCACCGCGTTCATCCGTCCGGACAAGCTCTCGGACGTCAAGCAGGGCCTCGCCGAGGTCGGCGCGCCCTCGCTTTCGGTGACGAACGTCTCCGGTCGCGGCTCTCAGCCCGCGAAGAAAGGTCAGTGGCGCGGCGAGGAGTTCACGGTCGACCTCCACCAGAAGGTGAAGGTCGAATGCGTCGTCGCGGACATCCCGGCCGAAGACGTCGCCGAGGCCATCCGCGACTCCGCCTCGACCGGCGAACCGGGCGACGGGAAGGTGTTCATCCTCCCGGTCGAGAACGCCTACCAGATCCGTACCGGTGAGGTCGGTCCGAACGCGGTCTAA
- a CDS encoding winged helix-turn-helix transcriptional regulator produces MTDSLDRRLVAALCADGRADVRSLAAETDTAATTVQDRLRALEDNGVITGYTARLDYDRLGYETAIFQLSVDQQDVDDVATRLRERPEFVTVYETSGRHTVVAVGKFGDENAIGSCLQELHADAAIRAVDIARADVVSEANCPLAPE; encoded by the coding sequence GTGACCGACTCGCTCGACAGGCGGCTCGTCGCCGCGCTCTGTGCGGACGGCCGCGCCGATGTCCGGTCGCTCGCCGCCGAAACCGACACGGCCGCGACGACGGTTCAGGACCGCCTGCGGGCGCTCGAAGACAACGGCGTCATCACGGGCTACACCGCCCGGCTGGATTACGACCGACTCGGCTACGAGACGGCCATCTTCCAGTTGTCGGTCGACCAGCAGGACGTCGACGACGTGGCGACTCGGCTCCGCGAGCGGCCGGAGTTCGTCACGGTCTACGAGACGAGCGGTCGCCACACTGTCGTCGCCGTTGGCAAGTTCGGCGACGAGAACGCCATCGGCTCCTGTTTGCAGGAACTGCACGCCGATGCCGCGATTCGGGCCGTCGACATCGCCCGCGCCGACGTCGTCAGCGAGGCCAACTGCCCGCTGGCGCCCGAATAG
- a CDS encoding DUF7536 family protein: MSADTDRPDRPGVAALVEELEVRRHARTALVVGVAFAAMVFLLFAYLPGTDESLVFWAGLSFVLAFSVFGLVATVLVGIAAYRRALEVRGREPGRRSPSTLAIVFGLLGWVLVPVAATLAFERPSEGLRLAIALVTSGFVALTAGGIGLRIVGALTLEHVWQPPEAIAGAVVYTVAVAAPAVDCPSGGLCLGTPDSLVAATVGLQVGAVTPAYAAVALGGGALVGLALGIRGVSPPHGFFAGTVAALSVLPIVAAASGVPDVVRTTALYLPFVLGTVAAVGNAAGIAAIGALSDD; the protein is encoded by the coding sequence GTGTCCGCCGACACTGACCGTCCCGACCGCCCGGGTGTCGCCGCGCTCGTCGAGGAGTTGGAGGTTCGCCGCCACGCGCGCACCGCGCTCGTCGTCGGCGTGGCCTTCGCCGCCATGGTGTTCCTGCTTTTCGCGTACCTGCCGGGAACCGACGAGTCGCTGGTCTTCTGGGCCGGCCTGAGTTTCGTCCTCGCGTTTTCGGTGTTCGGACTGGTCGCGACGGTGCTGGTCGGTATCGCGGCCTATCGTCGCGCACTCGAAGTCAGGGGCCGCGAACCGGGACGGCGCTCGCCGTCGACGCTGGCCATCGTCTTCGGCCTCCTCGGGTGGGTGCTCGTGCCCGTCGCGGCGACGCTGGCCTTCGAGCGACCGTCGGAGGGCCTTCGCCTCGCTATCGCGCTGGTGACAAGCGGCTTCGTCGCGCTCACCGCGGGCGGCATCGGCCTGCGAATCGTCGGCGCGCTGACGCTGGAGCACGTCTGGCAACCACCCGAGGCGATTGCTGGTGCGGTCGTCTACACCGTCGCCGTCGCCGCGCCCGCGGTCGACTGTCCCTCGGGGGGTCTCTGTCTCGGGACGCCCGATTCGCTGGTCGCGGCAACGGTCGGCCTGCAGGTCGGCGCCGTCACGCCAGCCTACGCGGCGGTCGCGCTCGGCGGGGGCGCACTCGTCGGCCTCGCGCTCGGCATCCGTGGCGTCTCGCCGCCCCACGGGTTCTTCGCGGGAACGGTCGCCGCCCTGAGCGTGCTGCCCATCGTCGCGGCCGCCTCGGGAGTGCCGGACGTCGTCCGAACGACGGCGCTGTATCTGCCGTTCGTCCTCGGAACGGTCGCAGCGGTCGGTAACGCCGCTGGTATCGCCGCTATCGGGGCGCTTTCGGACGATTGA
- a CDS encoding TspO/MBR family protein produces the protein MTLLRGRSRRDLLVAVGMVLGVNLVGAAPAFLFGSGTNWITRPWFFPPEIIFPVVWTLLFTLLGISLFLVWRQGPNRRPVRIAFVTFGIQMVLNVLWTPVFFGLQRPDLGLVVILALWVAIVGMIVAFDRVDRRAAALQVPYLLWVSFASVLNYAIYTG, from the coding sequence ATGACGCTCCTACGGGGTCGCTCACGCCGCGACCTGCTCGTCGCGGTCGGCATGGTCCTCGGCGTGAACCTCGTCGGCGCCGCCCCGGCTTTCCTCTTCGGTTCGGGAACCAACTGGATTACCCGTCCGTGGTTCTTCCCGCCGGAAATCATCTTTCCCGTCGTCTGGACGCTCCTGTTTACGCTGCTCGGAATATCGCTATTTCTGGTCTGGCGGCAGGGTCCCAACCGCCGGCCCGTCCGAATCGCGTTCGTCACTTTCGGCATTCAGATGGTCCTGAACGTCCTCTGGACCCCCGTCTTCTTCGGCCTCCAGCGCCCGGACCTCGGCCTCGTCGTCATCCTCGCGCTCTGGGTCGCCATCGTCGGCATGATTGTCGCCTTCGACCGCGTCGACCGGCGGGCGGCCGCACTGCAGGTCCCGTACCTCCTGTGGGTGTCCTTCGCTTCGGTCCTCAACTACGCCATTTATACGGGCTGA
- a CDS encoding DedA family protein — MSHGRPSALERAKAFLEGYLVHIVVALTLACAAVGIYLFLVADSAYAAELLQRYGLAALFFILILEGAMLLYFAPSEALVPAGIALLTAGSGDVPGIAAVIGVAVVGATVGQFALFTIAKRAGREYLLDQSWFRVSEDQLARFDNWFDRWGPLAIPVSNALLFTRGMLTVPAGVADMDDRQFLLLSALGSLLFQSWLAGAWLLVGVRLAGL; from the coding sequence ATGTCCCACGGCAGGCCCTCCGCCCTCGAACGCGCCAAAGCGTTCCTCGAAGGGTACCTCGTCCACATCGTCGTCGCCCTGACGCTTGCGTGTGCCGCGGTCGGCATCTACCTCTTTCTCGTCGCGGATTCGGCCTACGCCGCCGAACTCCTCCAGCGATACGGCCTCGCCGCGCTGTTTTTCATCCTCATCCTCGAAGGCGCGATGCTGCTGTATTTCGCCCCGAGCGAGGCGCTCGTTCCGGCCGGTATCGCGCTGCTGACTGCCGGGTCCGGTGACGTACCGGGTATCGCCGCCGTCATCGGCGTCGCCGTCGTCGGCGCCACCGTCGGCCAGTTCGCGCTGTTTACTATCGCCAAACGCGCCGGCCGGGAGTACCTCCTCGACCAGTCGTGGTTCCGCGTCTCCGAGGACCAACTGGCGCGGTTCGACAACTGGTTCGACCGCTGGGGGCCGCTCGCGATTCCCGTCTCGAACGCCCTGCTGTTTACCCGGGGGATGCTCACCGTCCCTGCCGGCGTCGCCGACATGGACGACCGGCAGTTCCTCCTGCTGTCGGCGCTCGGCAGCCTGCTCTTCCAGTCGTGGCTCGCGGGCGCGTGGCTGCTGGTCGGCGTTCGGCTCGCGGGGCTCTGA
- the hemB gene encoding porphobilinogen synthase: MDFTDRPRRLRTDGVRPLVSETELQASDLIAPVFVDATTDERVEIESMPGHERVPVDESVDRVREVMETGVEAVMVFGIPESKDETGSRAWADDGVVQRAVRRIVDATNAYVITDVCLCEYTDHGHCGVLEESAEEDPRLTVKNDETLELLSKTAVSHAEAGADMVAPSSMTDGMVGAIREGLDEAGYENLPVMSYAAKYESAFYGPFRDAADGAPAFGDRRHYQMDPANAREAMREVQLDVEQGADVLMVKPALPYLDIVAEIRREFDHPVAAYNVSGEYAMLHAAAEKGWLSLDEVAHESLLSIKRAGADLILTYFAEDIAAQL, from the coding sequence ATGGACTTCACGGACCGCCCCCGGCGGTTGCGCACCGACGGCGTGCGCCCGCTGGTCAGCGAGACGGAACTGCAGGCCTCCGACCTCATCGCGCCCGTCTTCGTCGACGCGACGACGGACGAGCGCGTCGAAATCGAATCGATGCCGGGCCACGAACGCGTGCCCGTCGACGAGAGCGTCGACCGCGTGCGCGAGGTCATGGAGACCGGCGTCGAAGCGGTGATGGTCTTCGGTATTCCGGAATCGAAAGACGAGACGGGGTCGCGGGCGTGGGCCGACGACGGCGTCGTCCAGCGTGCGGTCCGCCGAATCGTCGACGCGACGAACGCCTACGTCATCACCGACGTCTGTCTCTGTGAGTACACCGACCACGGCCACTGCGGCGTCCTCGAGGAATCGGCCGAGGAGGACCCCCGGCTGACGGTCAAAAACGACGAGACGCTGGAGTTGCTCTCCAAGACGGCCGTCTCTCACGCCGAGGCCGGCGCCGACATGGTCGCCCCCTCCAGCATGACCGACGGCATGGTCGGCGCGATTCGGGAGGGACTGGACGAGGCGGGCTACGAGAACCTGCCGGTCATGTCCTACGCCGCGAAATACGAGTCGGCCTTCTACGGGCCGTTCCGCGATGCGGCCGACGGCGCGCCGGCCTTCGGCGACCGGCGGCACTACCAGATGGACCCCGCGAACGCGCGCGAGGCCATGCGCGAGGTGCAACTCGACGTCGAGCAGGGCGCCGACGTGCTGATGGTCAAACCCGCCCTGCCGTATCTCGATATCGTCGCCGAGATTCGCCGGGAGTTCGACCATCCCGTCGCGGCCTACAACGTCTCGGGGGAGTACGCGATGCTGCATGCAGCCGCCGAGAAGGGCTGGCTCTCGCTGGACGAGGTCGCCCACGAATCGCTGCTGTCCATCAAACGGGCCGGCGCAGACCTGATTCTGACGTACTTCGCCGAGGACATCGCCGCCCAGTTGTAG